In Oryza sativa Japonica Group chromosome 1, ASM3414082v1, the genomic stretch GAGAAGCTTGACTTTGTGCTGGTGCCGCTGGGCCTGGCCGTGCTGGCCGTCTACCACCTGTGGCTCCTCTACGCCGTCCTCCGCCACCCCACCCGCACCGTCGTCGGCCTCAACGCCATCGCCCGCAAGCGCTGGGTCACCGTCATGATGGCCGTCGGTACCAATTGATTCTCTTCTTCTTGTCATCTCTCTCTAGAGATTCTAGAATTGTCAGCCTGTCTGTCGTACGTTCTTGTGGGCGCAGAACACGGAGAAGAACGGCGTGCTGGCCGTGCAGACGCTGCGGAACAACATCATGGCGTCGACGGTGCTTGCCACGACGGCCATCACGCTCGTCTCCGTCATCAGCGTCTTCCTCGGCGCCACGGCGGGAAGGTCCCCGGCGtccccctcgtcgtcgtcgtcgggggcgCCGCTGCTGGTGTACGGGAGCAAGACCGGGGAGGTGTTCGCGGTCAAGTACCTGGCCATCTCGCTCTGCTTCATGCTCGCCTTCGTCTGCAACGTGCAGGCCATCCGCCTGTACGCGCACGCCAGCTTCCTCCTCGGCctgccgcccgtcgccggcgagggggagggggaggcggcggcggcggcggcggtagcgcggGAGGAGTTCGCGGCGTACGTGGCGCGGACGGTGAACAGGGGGAGCCACTCCTGGTCGCTGGGACTCCGCGCCTTCTACGCGTCGCTGGCGCTCTTCATGTGGACGTTCGGGCCCATCCCGATGCTGGCGTGCAGCGTGCTCATGTGCGGACTGCTCTACTTCCTCGACACCACCagggagcgcgccgccgccgtggccgggaTCCACCACGGTCACAAGGATAGCACCGTGTAGCAGCACTAGTAGTAAGTAGTAACCAGTTTCTCGATGGCATGGATGTACATCTATTGATCTATAGACCCATCAATTGTTTTGCTTGAGTAATGAACTCAGTCACAGGAGAGAGTTAGCTCATCTTTCGAATTTCACTATCTTTTTTAAACAAATAATTTTGATAGTGTgaagtttcattaaatatagcaGAAAATAATTACAGTACTATAATCCTGAGAAAACACCACCAAACCACCATCACGCACAGACGTGGTCTACCCGCACACCTAAGGAAAGATCAACATCAAACCGGCTGCCGCTAGATCAATAAGGAGCTAATGATCAAATACAGACCCAAAGACGCCCAAAAATATCGTGGGAACATGAGGTTGTAGAGGGAGAGgacgagagagaagaaagatccCTCTCCCTAGCACACACCCGCCCTCAGGCCTCCATTGCCATACAAGGGCTCCATCCAAACATATTGAGAACGTTTTTTGGTGATAAAGAGGAGAAAAGCGACGAAGAGCATTGTCATCGTCCGACAAGGTATCAAGGAGATCCAAGACAAGGTTTTCACCCAACGGCCCCATCAGGAAGGGAGAGGGCCGTCTCGACAACGCCCCCTAGAGGGAAAACAACGCTCAAAGTGTCGCCGTTGTCGGCCCAGCAAGACCGGGGTAGGCTTTCACCTACTGTCCACCCAAAGTTTTGCAGAAGCCACTCCATTGCTCCACCCCCGGTCATCCACCATCGGCATGTGGACACGACTAAATTGATGCCCCCCACCGACCAGCCTTCGCGTGCCTCAAGGTTCACCACCGCTGGCTACCCCAAGCATCCTCCACCGTGCTGCCACCCGGTGAAGGGTACGACAGCTCCCTGCCGCACCAAGCCGACCACATCGCCTCTGCGGGTGCGTGCTACCATGCCTCCATGGTTGCACTCCCCGCTGCTCGCTCCACGGTCGCACCCCACCTCCACGGTCTCTTCACTCCGCACCTCCACGTGACGTCGTCCGCTCCCTCTTGCCGCTGCCTAGATGCCTCACGTGCCGAGGTTTTGCCGCCGTCATTGGCTACGCTATCACGGTCTCGGCGGGCACTGCACACACACCGCGGCCATGAGCACGGCATCTCTAGATTCGCGGCGCCGGAACTTCTCCTCTACGTCTCCAGGCCT encodes the following:
- the LOC9268603 gene encoding uncharacterized protein — protein: MVREEKLDFVLVPLGLAVLAVYHLWLLYAVLRHPTRTVVGLNAIARKRWVTVMMANTEKNGVLAVQTLRNNIMASTVLATTAITLVSVISVFLGATAGRSPASPSSSSSGAPLLVYGSKTGEVFAVKYLAISLCFMLAFVCNVQAIRLYAHASFLLGLPPVAGEGEGEAAAAAAVAREEFAAYVARTVNRGSHSWSLGLRAFYASLALFMWTFGPIPMLACSVLMCGLLYFLDTTRERAAAVAGIHHGHKDSTV